cacacgGACTGGTATGTGATGATCTGCGAACATTGGACTGTGAAGAGGCTAGCCGGGGTGCGGCCGTGCATAAACGGGGGCACCACTAAACAGGGAGACGTGGGCTCTGTGCTCTGTGCTTTCCAAAGTGAAGGATGCGTGGTCTTTCAGCCGGCACAGCTGGTGGAAGGTGCTCCAGGGGGCCGATACGTAAAAGGAAAGGCACTGAGTTGAAAATCCGAGGTATGCTTGGGGGTGAGGGGTAGGGAGTAGTGCCCTGTGGCTGAAGGTCACATTTGCTGGCAAAGGATGGGAAAGCCCTTTTAGGGATGTGTGCAGGCAGGCTTCTGGCACAGGGCCCTTCCATGAACCTGAACCCCAAAGCCAAAGTTGAAGGTCTATCACAGGACCGCCATCAGGGTCAGGCAAGGCTGCAGGAAGGAAGCTCCCTTCCCTCCATCCTCCTGCCTTCTTTAGCAGCGGCCTCCTCCCAGGGCTCGGCCACTCCCAGCATCcagcacaccccccccccccagctggtggggaggcaggcaggaggcTTTTCGCGGGGGCTGTGCCGGGTGGGCGGCTTTCCCAGAGAAAAAGCAAGGCAGGACTGAGTTGGCGCCAGCTCCCTCGTATATAGACATTGCTGGCTGGATGACCAGCCTGCCCCAGTCGACTTGAGCCTGAGGACGAACTCAGGCACTGTGTTCCTGTTCTGGGGGCCTTGGCACCACAGCCTAGGGTGTAGCATGTCTCAGAGAAAGGGCAGAGGGGCACCAGACATGCCCCGCGTGGGGCAGAGCCCCGTGAAGGCCAGGCCCAGGCTGCTAGCAGGCACCGATAGGGGGAGAAGCCGCTTGAGCAGGACGAGGCAGGACCTGTGGGCAGAGACCAGCTGGATCAGCCAAAGGCGGAGCAGAGCTGCCCCTGCCCGGAGAGGGCCCAGGACAAGGAGCCTGGCTCCAGGTGGGGTAAGGAAATACTGGCCCTGCAGGGGGAGCTGGGGAGGCAGTGTCTGGAGGGGCTGAGAGAGTTCACCTCCAACGGCAGAGCGTCATTCAGTGTTACCATCCCTGCCCTAAAGAGGGGGCACTGGCCCCTTCAACTCTGAGGCCCCACGCTTTGGTAGTTGGGATAAGCTGGTCTGAACCAGAGTGTGGCCGAGAGACCTGGCCCAACTCATTTCTctcgaggaaactgaggctttggaGAAGTGATGTGAATTTCCCAAGGTCCAAGGGCAACACAACAGTCAATGACAGGGCCAGGTCCGCAGTCTGTGACTTGACCCGAATTGGTGTCCTTTCCTCTTTACCGCAGCTGCCTCTTCCTCTCAGGACCGGGCTGGGCCAGGGTGACCCTCACTGAGCAGGGCGCAGCTCTGGGCTCCCAGGGCACCCCGATAAACAGGACTCAGACTCGGGTGTGGTGGAAGCAGGGCCAGGAGGAGGCACAGTGGAGGGTTCAAGTGCAGGACTCTCAGGCTCCAAGCCACGCTTTGCCCGCCTGCTCCACCTGTCCCCAGGCCAGGCCTTCTCTCCGTTGCCTCAGCTGCAAGGCGGGGCAGGGCCAAGAGTGGAAAATCTGGGGTGATGCCCTTGGTCCCTGCTGTTCAGAGTGCTACCATTCTGGCAGAAGACTTTCTGAGTGATCTTTGTGATCTTTGAAGCCAGGGACAGACGGGGTTCCGGTCAGACTCACTCACCTGGGGTCCTCCGTGCAGAGCGACGCCAGTCCCCAGAACGCCGCCCGGGAGCGGAGCCGAGTGAGGATCCTGCGCCAGGCCTTCCTGGCCCTGCAGGCCGCGCTGCCTGCCGTGCCCCCCGACACCAAGCTCTCCAAGTTGGATGTGCTCGTGCTGGCCACCAGCTACATAGCCCACCTCACCCGCACGCTCGGCCATGAGTTGCCTGGCCCCGCCTGGCCACCCTTCCTGTGTGGACTCTGCTACCTGCACCCTCTCAAGGTAGGCCATGGGCCCCGGGccttggggaagagggtttgggATGGAGGCTCCCTGACCACAGTGGGGAGTGGAGATTGGAAATGACTTCATGAGAATGTCGTTCCTTAGGAGCTGGGAAATTCATGAGGGCCCCAAGACTATGGGGTGCCTAGTGGCAGGGGAGAAAAAGGAGCAGGTGCCAGGGTGGACATCCGGGAAAGGAGGCCGCCCCTAGGAGAGTCCTGGACCCGAGGAGCAACATCCCACTGCGCAACGCCTTGGTGTCCTCTGGACTCCTGTCGCAGGGAAGGCCCCCTTCTGGGAGAACGAAAGTCTAAGAAAGCATCACTCTAGAAGTAACcaggccggggggtggggggggggcagcaccaCTTACCAACCAGGTGGGGGGGGCAGCACCACTTACCaaccaggcgggggggggggggggcagcaccaCTTACCAACCAGGCGGGGGGGGGCAGCACCACTTACCaaccaggcgggggggggggggcagcaccaCTTACCAACCAGgcccaggcgggggggggggggggggggggcagcaccaCTTACCAACCAGgcccaggcggggggggggggggcagcaccaCTTACCaaccaggcgggggggggggcagcaccaCTTACCaaccaggcggggggggggggcagcaccaCTTACCaaccaggcgggggggggggcagcaccaCTTACCaaccaggcgggggggggggcagcaccaCTTACCAaccaggcggggggggggcagcaccaCTTACCaaccaggcggggggggggggcagcaccaCTTACCAGACTGCAGCCACCTTTCCTGCCCCTCAGTTTCATTATACGTGAAAGGGAAGATAACACGAACCGACTTTTCTTCCAGGTATGAAATGAGATCGTGAATAAAAAGTATAACAATAAATCACCATCTCAATAACAGCTAACATTAGTTAGATGCTAAAGTTATGCCAGGAGCTGGGCTAAGTGCTTTAgtgcatttttatcttttatctacACAAGAACCAAAGGAGGAttacccccacccacccacccactcagccACCAAGCAGGCCCAGGCCTGGCGTGTAAGTTGTTGGTTATAAAGGAAGAGCCATCTTTGCCCCCTGAGGGTAGCATTGTAATGGGGTCaactttatttttagggaggatATTTTTCACCATCTGTCTCCCCTAAGCATCATAGTTTTGAAATGTCTTGAAACTTGAGGGGTTTTTTCCTTTCATGCAAATGTAACTAAACGGCCAGAATTGGAGACTAAATGGGggcaacctggaaatgctgacagTGGCAGCTGGGGTTGCATGGCTGTTTCCTTAGCTGAGTAGTGGTAATTGGGGTAAGACCATTGCACAATGATGGAGAAAGACACTGAGGAATGAACAAGTGAGAGCCGGCGAGGTCTCGAGCTCTAGAGCTGAGAGTGGGGTCTTGGCCCGCAGCAGTACCCCCTCCACCCCTGAGGGGCAGGGCCTACCAAGAGGAGCTCAGACCTCAGGGCAAACTCAACTGGCGTTTTCCAAGGCTGCCCATGCTTCTCCTGGAAGGACAGACGACCTTGGGAGGTCCCCAGCTTAGAGGGTGTGGGCAGCACCGACATCTGTGGCCAGAGGCACGTGGGTGGGGGGCTGTGCAAGAGAAGGGGTCTGGACTATTCAGTGTCAGGAGTTTTTCCTTGCCTTCCCcgatccccacccccagccctggctgcAATGAGCTCTTCCATCATCGCCCCTTCCATCACCTCCCTCCTCACTGTGGGGGCTCCTCTTGAGACCCTGGCTCCTTAGCTGGATGCTCAAGTGCTCCCTGCCAGGCTCGGGTGGTCAGGAGACTGTGTAGggccagaaggggtggagagccAGGCCCCACTGTCAGCAGAGCAGTCATGGCAGGGGAGGGTCCCAGGAAGGGAGGGTCCCAGGGAGGGAGGGTCTCAAAGAGGGAGGGTTCCAGGGAAAGCGGGCTTTGGGGTGCCAAGGACTACGAGGGGCTGCGGCAGTGAGCACGGCTCACTTCCCATCTCCATGTCTTGCAGAAGTGGCCGATGCGATCTCGTCTCTATGCTGGAGGTGCTGGAGGCCTGGGGTGCTCTGGCCTTGACTCCCCCACAGCCACCACCACAGCCTCCACCTCGGGCCAAAGGACCAAGGAGACAGAGGCCAGGCCCCAAGTGTCTGGAGAGGCAGACATTCTCCTCCCCATCACACTACTCTCACCATCTCTTGGTGACAAATGATCATCACACTCACCCTTTTCTCCTAGACTGCGACTCAAGCTCAGAGACCTGGATTCTCTGCCAGGCCCTCCCTGTCTTCTGATTCTTACCCATTTGGATCTGAATCAGCTCCCAGGTTCCAGCCTGCAGACCAGACAAAGCCACAGCATGACCGTGATGGAGAGCACTCAGGAGCACCAGGGCGTACCTCCTCACCTTGGCAGCCAGGGGGTGACTCCCCGGTGCCTCTTCCATGGCACCAACAAGGGAAAcgagagaggaaggggtttgATTGGGTTAGAAATTGAGTCAGGGCACCACCCATTGCTTTCCCCACCACCGCAGGGGCTGGTGATGGACAGTCAAAGGTCAGACAGGCTCTTGGTAGCTGTGAGTGTGAACAGAACTGGGCTGGGGTCGCATAACCAGAGgggaactcaagaagggaacatGTGTTGTTACTTTACCACGACATGCTTACTGACGTCCAAGAGGCAGGGGGGAATTTCGGAAGCTTGTCTCTGCATCATGGTCTCTCCAGCTGACCCTCATTACAACATTTTCTCCCTCTCTGGGCCCTGCAAACTTCCGCTCCTTTCTTGATATGAGTTATATTGACAGACTGAGTCATAAAGCTTATACTGTTTACATTCCAGTTTCCAGAGACACTCTTAGTCCCCACTGCCTAGTCTGAGATCTTATCCCAGAGGTAGCTCTACCTTAACTGAACCAGGCAGTGCCTTAAGGCCTTGCATAAGAAGAATATTGATCAATTTAATTACATTCTTGAAGAACCTTAGAAGAAGAATGTGTATGTTTTCCAGGAGATGATAATTACTGTCTTCTCTTTCCATTAGGTTAGAAACCTCACCTCCAGGAAAAACAAGGTCTGGGTTCAGTGGGTTCCTTGTATGATTTTGGCCTAAGATCTCACTGGCTCTGGAGTTATTTCTATAATCTGTCTACAAGTGACCTCTCTAGGGTCAGCTGGAGGTGCTGGCGTTTTCTTAGACTGCCCATGCTCCTCCTAGAGCACAGACACGGTCCCCACAGACACTGCCCACCCAGGCTCTCCTATGGCCTGCCATGGGGTGCCAGAAATCCGATAGGGTTCTAGTGGAATTTATTTCTGGTCCTAAAGAAATAATTCGAGGACTAATCACAGAGTCTGCATACATTGGAAGTCATCTTCCAGACCGGGTGTAGCTACAGATCAGGTGCCTGAAATCCAGACGGAGAAGGAACCACTTTTTTGTTGAACTTCAGTGACTCAGAGTGGGAGGGGATGTGCCAACACAAGAGTCCCAACAGGGCAGCCTTAGCCAGCAGTGCCACCACAAGAGTAAAAGGTTTGGCACAGGCAGGGAGtggcagggcagggggaggggcggtTACTGGTGTGATGAGTTGCTATTCCTCCACAGGGCCGGCCAGGGCAGCAGGGGAAAGGGGGCTGAAGGGGTGACTCAGCAAGTTGGGgtggaggcaggaaaggagacaCAGAACGTCCTATCCACAGCTGCTTGGTATGTGGGAGAGCAGCTGGACTGTGGCTAGGAGCCATGGGGAGAAGGCCTTGGCCAAGGCTGAACTCGTAAATCTACCAGGTCTCTGCCGAGGGGCCTGGAGAGCTTGCACAGAGCTGCTTCTGGGCAGCTGGATGGGGCCCGGCAGGGGCAGGGACCAGGTGTGGGTGGGCACGAGCACAGTGCTCTTCACAGGACCATAAAAGTCCAGCTCgagtgttctatttttttttttttttttgtatttttctgaagctggaaacggggagagacagtcagacagactcccgcatgcgcccgaccgggatccacccggcatgcccaccaggggcgctgctctgcccaccagggggggatgctctgcccctccggggcgttgctctgccgcgaccagagccactctagcgcctggggcagaggccaaggagccatccccagtgcccgggccatccttgctccaatggagccttggctgtgggaggggaagagagagacagagaggaaggagggggtgggggtggagaagcaaatgggcgcttctcctctgtgccatggccgggaatcgaacccgggtcccccgcacgccaggccgacgctctactgctgagccaaccggccagggcctcgagtGTTCTATTTTTAAAGCCAATGAGCAGTCTTTCTGGTTGAGTTTGAGGGTGATAGGAAGAGGAACAGATGAAATTTCTGCCAAGCTGGTGGCACacaatctttttctggggatgaAACTGGGAAAGCTGGCTTTGGGTGTGCATGGGAGGGTTCCCCCTAGAGCACGGGGCTTCTCCTGATAACTGAGAAGACTCTGGTTTGGAGCTTGTCCTGCCCAGCTCAGACTCAAGCGTGTACCCTCGGGGTTGGCCACGTCACCCTGGTAGGGACGACAAGAGGgcaaaagaaagacaaagctGGTGGATGTTTAAGGAAGGGCAAGTGCCATCACTGAGGCTTTTTCCAGGCAAAGCTGTCTCCCTTAGTGCCCAGACAGTCTCATGGGGTCCAAAAGCCACCCTCTCTAGCCGGACAGCACCCAGCACAGTCAGGACAGGGAGCAAAAGGGCTGCGAAGGCACAGGTCGAGCCAAGGGAAGGACCAAGGAATGAGCAAGAATAACAGgaggaagtatcaacttggaGACTTGGATCCACAAATGAACCAGAGCCAGGAGGAACCCCCTTTGCCTCTGCAGCACAAGAACCAGCACCTGCTCACTGAGAGACCTTTTTCCCACCGGGGCTGGCAGTATGAGGTGGACAAGAGCAGTTGGACGCAGCTGAGACTCGGGCCCAAAGACAGCTTTTATTCCCTAGGAACAGGGGTAAGTGGGAAAGAGGTTCCAAAAGGGAACAGGAGCACAGGTGACAAAATGACACCAAGGTGGCCCTTCAGGAGTCAGAAGGATGTCTGGCCCCTGTGGTTATTCTGTACAGCCTGgcccatccccagtgccccaggACCCACTTGAGGTGGGGGGCAGTGATGGAGAAGACAGCTTCCCAGAGCTGGATGTGTGTGCTCTTTCTAATGAGCCATGAAACTAAGGGCAGCTGTAAAACTATGGCCAGTGGGCCAAATCCAGTCTCCCCcaacctgtttttgtaaataggTTTTTATTGGAATAAAGTCAAACCCATTTGTATATATATCACCTATGGCTGCTTCCTGATACCACGGCAGAGTTGAATAGCTGCGACAAActgtaaagcctaaaatattcatGGAAAAAGTTTGCTCACCCTGCTCTAGATCAGAGATACTCACAGTGACGGCCTGGAACCCTGGGAGGGTCCCTGAAACCCTGTAGTGCTCTAACTGGctgaaactattttcataatgCAAGATGCTATTTGGCATTTTTCACTTATTCTTTCATGAGCGTAACAGAATTTTCCAGAAGCCATACAACATATTCTATTGCAACAGTAGATGGGTTGTAGAAGCAGATTTAAGAATCCAGCTGTCTGTTACAACAAACATGGATGTTTGCAAAAATGTAGAACAATGCCACTCTTCTCATGAACTATTTTCCAATGTGGAAagcaattatttttcataaaaatgttatatatgtttGCATAAAGTGAGTTaattgatgttatttttaaataaatattctttaaatttctctattttaattcttaatatGGTGACTATTAATAGAAATAATTCCCAAAGGCAAAAGCTCTTCAGAGtcctaccttttttctttttcttttttttttaaatttttttctttacagagacagagagagagagtcagtcagagagagggatagacagggacagacagacaggaacagagagatgagaagcatcaatcattagttttttgttgcgcgttgcaacaccttagttgttcattgattgctttttcatatgtgccttgaccacgggcctccagcagactgagtaaccccttgcttgagccagtgaccttgggctcaagctggtgagcttttgctcaaaccagatgagcccacgctcaagctggcaacctcgaggtcttgaacctgggtcctctgcatcccagtccgacgctctatccactgcgccaccgcctggtcaggcttttttatttttcttaagtgagaagtggagaggcagagggacagactcctgtatgtgccccaaccaggatccaacaggcaagccccctacagagcgatgctctgcctatctggggccattgctttgttgctcaacaaccaagctattttagcgcctgagatgaggccatggagccatccacctGGGGTCAACTGGCTCCAACCAGGCCAGGCTgtgtgggagaaagagacagagagaaaggagaaggggaagggtggaggagcagatggttgcttctcctctgcgccctgactgagaattgaacccgagacatccacacactgggcagatgctttatcactgagcaaccggccagagccagtccttctttttaaagactgtCAAGGGGTCCTGAGAACAAAGGTTTTAGAATTTTTGCTGTAGAGTAAATTGGTGATGGTCAAGGAAAGATCCTACCTCACCCCACGATCCTGTGTGTGACAGCTCTACCCTCTGCCTGGGGCAGACGCAGTGAATTAGTTTTGGTCTTTAAGAGACAaggggaaggccctggctggttggcttagtggtagagcgtcagcctggcctgcaggagtaccgggtttgattcccggccaggacacacaggagaagcgcccatctgcttctccacccctctccctctccttcctctctgtctctctcttcccctcccgcagccaaggctccattggagcaaaagtttgcccgggtgctcaggatggctctgtggcctctgcctcaggcgctagaatggctctggtcgcaacagagcgacaccccagatgggcagagcatcgtcccctggcgggcgtgcccggtggatcccggttgggcgcatgcgggagtctgtctgactgtctccccgtttctggcttcggaaaaataaaaaataaataaaaacaaaagagacaaggGGCTTAGGGTCAGCCAGAGTGCCTGGCAGAGAGTGGACAAAAGCCTGAGTCCTGAGGGCAGTCTCCTGGAGGATGAAGGTAGAGCTGCTCCCCTGGTGGACCGGGCCTCCTTGTCTCTGCTGCCGTTCAGCATCCCATTACTCATCTTCTCTGGAAACATCCTGCTGTCCACACTGAGGTCCTGGGGACACACAGAGCCAGGGCCCAAGGCGGGGTGAACAGGAAGCAGAGGGCTGGGGAAGGAACTCATGTACGAAAGGTCAAAGACCCGGCTCTGACCCCAGCTGGAAGGGAGGGCAGcatgagggggagaggaggaaaggccaGCACGCTGTGGCCTCTGTGCGCTCAGACCCTTCCGCCCCCCACGCCCACGCTCCCCTGCGGGAAGGAGCCGGCTCAGCTGCTGCAGGATGGTCCAGGCTCAGGCAGTAATCAGAGGAAGAGGTGCTGGGTGGGGGAGAAAGCGAAGGGATGGAAGGGAACCCGTATGGTCCGGGGTctctgggaagggaaggaagggggcagTCTGGATAACGTGGGTGTTACCTGGCTGTAGCCTCTGCAGTGAAGTCGCTTCTGACGGGACACGGGCAGGAGGGCCAGGAGTCTTGGCAACACTGGGTAAAGGGTCCCAGGGTTCAGGGTCTGGCCCGGGTTCCTCCTGAAGGCCAAGAAGCCTCGGAGTCTCTTACCAATGCACACCCAGCAAGCATTCAACTACAGGACCCTGTGCCCTAACCTCCAAAAGGACTGTCATAGTCCCTGCTTCGATGATGACAACCCCAGGAGTAAATATCTATCTCTTCTTGTTAGGGTCTGGGTTTCCCACTCTTTCTGCCCCTGACTGGCTGGCTGCTGGAGGTGTGGGCCCAAGGTAGGGGCATGGGAAACATGTGAATGGGCATTTCCCTTCTGGGGGGGGCTTGCCTTTGGAGGCTCATGTTGAGAGAAGACCTTTCCACCCCAACACAAGGCATCAGCTGCTGAAAAGTGAAACAAAGGATAAGGAACAGCCTCAACTGCTGAGGGCAGGAGCAGCAGGATTCTGAGTACTTGAGAGATGGAAGAGCTGACCACTAGCTATCGGTGAGATATTAATGGGGATGGAAGCAGGAACTAAGGACCAATGCCTTTGACTAAGCTGAGAGGTTATGAAGGGGCAAAGATAACAGGTTTTTTCTaaccttaaaataaattataaaaaattatgatcTAGTCACCAAAATAGACGCAGTCCTCTACATTAAGgattctggaaagaaaaaaatagttgagtAAATCAGGCTAGCCCAAATGATAATAATTTCCTAAAGGCTTCAGGGGGTCAAAAGCTCTGGGTTGGGTCCAAGTTGGATGGAAATGGATTCAGTGCCACACATTCCAGAATCCATAGCTAACGGCACAGTGGGTGGCAGAGCCCCTGGAGCTCCGGAGTTCTGGTGGAAATACAGGTACCTTCAGTCTTTAACAATGCAAACTTTGAATAGGGCTTGTAGAGGAAGCCACTTCATCATTGATGCATCCAAGACAAGTGAATATAAAAGTGTTAGCTCAACCCTggcggatagctcagttgattaaagcttTGTCCTGAactgtagaggttgctggttcaatctccaatcagggcacatgtaggaacagattggtgtttctctctctctaaagtaaattaaaaaaaactttttttcaaaaactgtCTAGATCCAATCGGCTTTGAGAAGAAATACAGGAGCATAAACCAGAATTTGAAGCAAAGCTAAGCTACAACCACTGACGTGTGGGCACGTGCCAAGCATGCCAGGAAGGGCTACATCTCACTGCAAGAAGCCATTGGTCCCAACACTGGGCAGGCTGCCAGGTGTGGGATGTGCCAATCAACAAAACTCTTCTCCCTTCTCACACCAAGGCTGGTTGAATGTGCCTCACATACACGGTTGTAATACTCCACCAACTGGCCAAGAAAGCGAGACTCCCTTTGGGCCAGCCTCACCAAGTGCCTATTGGCAACAACACGCCACTCCCTCTTATTTCCACTGACATAAGGCAGACCAGGACAGACCTATTCTGCTTTTGGAAGGTTGTCATAAAAAACACATTATTGACCCAGATAGGTGGACTCCTTACACAGTATTATaaattgaatatttatttgtGCCTTGGAAAAGTGTAATTCtacatggggggggggtattactaaAAACTTGTAAAATCCAGGCTGTATTTTGATAACTATGTGATTCAGGATTAATAGATTTTCATGATGGGGTTCTTGTTATCTATGAGCTATGAAGGTGGGTACTCAGGGAGAAGACTGAATAGCATTTTTTGAAAGATCTTGACATCGCAAATCCTCTGAAAAACCAACTGTTAGGAACACTAGCAGTGAAGTGATAGGGAGTGTTATTAATGCCATGCTTATTTAGGACCCAGAAAGGAAAAGGGCTGGTCTTCTGCATATTAAGAGAAGCCAGAGCCATCAGCAGCTGCTTAGAAACAGTAAAAGGCCTGTCAGTTGTTATGTGTTGGTCCTT
The Saccopteryx bilineata isolate mSacBil1 chromosome 3, mSacBil1_pri_phased_curated, whole genome shotgun sequence DNA segment above includes these coding regions:
- the TCF23 gene encoding transcription factor 23: MSQRKGRGAPDMPRVGQSPVKARPRLLAGTDRGRSRLSRTRQDLWAETSWISQRRSRAAPARRGPRTRSLAPGGSDASPQNAARERSRVRILRQAFLALQAALPAVPPDTKLSKLDVLVLATSYIAHLTRTLGHELPGPAWPPFLCGLCYLHPLKKWPMRSRLYAGGAGGLGCSGLDSPTATTTASTSGQRTKETEARPQVSGEADILLPITLLSPSLGDK